In the genome of Leptotrichia trevisanii DSM 22070, the window TTATAAAGGACTTGGGACTAAGAGATCCGTTTTCTGGCGTTACAAAAATAAATGAAGAGGATATTGCAGATATAATTGCTCATTATTTTCTTTTATCAGAGCAGATAAAATCAGTTGTTGCACTTGGTGTAAAGCTGGATGAAAATGGAGAAGTAAAAAGGGCTGGAGGTTATTTGATACAGCTGTTGCCAGGTGTGGAAGACGGATTTATTGATAAACTGGAAAATAAATTACAGCAGATTAGGACGATTACTGAACTTCTGGAAGGTGGAATGAGCCTTGAGCAGATTGTGGAACTGCTTTATGAGGATATTTCGGTATTTGAGGAAGAGACAGATGTTGATGGTGCTCATAAAAAGGTTTATGTGGAAGATTTTGAAATTTTGGAAAAATCAGAGCTGGAGTATAAATGTAATTGCACTAAAGAGAAGTTTTACAAGGGATTAATCACGCTTGGAAAAGAAGAAATTGATAAAATTCTGGAAGAGGAAGGCAAAATACAAGTAGAATGCCATTTTTGCGGTAAAAAATATGATTTTGGAAAAGAAGATTTTAAAAATTTATAAAATAGATTTGCTTGGAATTATATAGGTTTAAACGATTTTAAATAATTGTAAAAGTAATAATAAAAAAACTGGAAAGGAAGAGAAAATGTCAAAATTAAGAGTAGGAGTAATACGTGGGGGAGTTTCAACTGAAAGAGAAGTTTCTTTAAAGACAGGAAGTGAAATTGTAGCAAACTTGAATAGAGATAAATATGAGGTTTTTGATATTGTAATTGATTCAGAAAAGGAAGTTTTTGAAAAAGTAAAAGACTTGAATCTGGATTTTGTTTATATCGCTTTACACGGTGTATTTGGAGAAGACGGGAGAATACAGGCAATTTTACAAAGTCTGGGAGTGGCTTATAGCGGGCCTGGAGTGATGTCAAGTGCAGTCTGCATGGATAAAGAATTTTCAAAAAGAATTGTGGCTGGATATGGAGTTAGAATTGCAAAATGGAAAAGTGTACGTGTAGGCGAAACTGTTGACTTTGAAACAATAAAAAAAGAATTGGGAAATCGTGTTGTAGTAAAGCCAAATAACGGTGGTTCAAGCATTGGAGTAAGTTTTGTGGAAAATCAGGAAGAACTTGAAAAAGGGCTGGAACTTGTTTTTGGAATGGATAAGGAGGCATTGATTGAAGAAGTTCTGCATGGTGTGGAAATAAGCGTACCTGTGATTGATGGGGAAGTTTTTCCAACACTAAGAATTGAGGCTCTTGCAGGAGATTACTTTGACTATGAATCAAAATATGCAAAAGGTGGGGCAAATGAATATGTATTTGAATTTCCTGAAAAAGTGCAGGCTGAAATTAATAAATTTGCAAAAGACAGTTATTACGGGCTAAAATGTGAAGGATTTGCAAGAATAGACTTTATGGTGGTAAATGAAGAAACGCCATATTTTATGGAAGTAAACACATCGCCAGGAATGACATCTGCCAGCTTATTGCCAAAAAGTACAGCTTCAAAAGGTTATGATTATTCACAGACATTGGACTTATTAATAGAATCTTCAATAAAAGTGGAAAGATAAATAACTTAAAAATTTGAAAAAATATAGAAAATAAAAATATAAAAAGGAAGTGGAAAATATGGAAAGAATAGCAAGTTTTACAGTAGATCACATCAGATTAAACAGAGGAATTTATGTATCAAGAATAGACGAAGTTAATGGAAATTATTTGACAAGTTTTGATATAAGAATGAAATTGCCAAATAGAGAGCCAGTAATAAACATCGCAGAACTTCATACAATGGAGCATTTGGGAGCAACATTTTTGAGAAATCATCCAACTTGGAAAGATGAAATTGTATATTTTGGGCCTATGGGATGCAGAACAGGATTTTATCTTATCCTAAAAGGAAAATTGGAATCAAAGGACATTGTTGACTTAATGAAGGAACTTTACAAATTTATGGCAGAATTTAAAGGAGCAATCCCAGGAGCGACTGCTATAGAATGTGGAAATTACTTGGATCAAAACTTGCCAATGGCTAATTTTGAGGCTAAGAAGT includes:
- a CDS encoding Hsp33 family molecular chaperone HslO, giving the protein MGKSEIIRGTSKCARFFVCDTTELVKEAKKVHRLDPIATTVFGKLLTVTAMMGKDLKNEKDLVSVKVNGDGPYGNMLATGNMKGEVKGYIGNPEDKFHQIIDENGNFIKDETGQVRFIGNGTMQVIKDLGLRDPFSGVTKINEEDIADIIAHYFLLSEQIKSVVALGVKLDENGEVKRAGGYLIQLLPGVEDGFIDKLENKLQQIRTITELLEGGMSLEQIVELLYEDISVFEEETDVDGAHKKVYVEDFEILEKSELEYKCNCTKEKFYKGLITLGKEEIDKILEEEGKIQVECHFCGKKYDFGKEDFKNL
- a CDS encoding D-alanine--D-alanine ligase translates to MSKLRVGVIRGGVSTEREVSLKTGSEIVANLNRDKYEVFDIVIDSEKEVFEKVKDLNLDFVYIALHGVFGEDGRIQAILQSLGVAYSGPGVMSSAVCMDKEFSKRIVAGYGVRIAKWKSVRVGETVDFETIKKELGNRVVVKPNNGGSSIGVSFVENQEELEKGLELVFGMDKEALIEEVLHGVEISVPVIDGEVFPTLRIEALAGDYFDYESKYAKGGANEYVFEFPEKVQAEINKFAKDSYYGLKCEGFARIDFMVVNEETPYFMEVNTSPGMTSASLLPKSTASKGYDYSQTLDLLIESSIKVER
- a CDS encoding S-ribosylhomocysteine lyase translates to MERIASFTVDHIRLNRGIYVSRIDEVNGNYLTSFDIRMKLPNREPVINIAELHTMEHLGATFLRNHPTWKDEIVYFGPMGCRTGFYLILKGKLESKDIVDLMKELYKFMAEFKGAIPGATAIECGNYLDQNLPMANFEAKKYLEETLEHLGEENLNYPE